Proteins from a single region of Gemmatimonadales bacterium:
- a CDS encoding vitamin B12-dependent ribonucleotide reductase, with protein sequence MTQSSSRGALDLSPNAITVLEKRYLVKDDAGKPVESSEDLFWRVARTIAGADKKYGASSGAIEELATAFYGSMAHREFMPNSPTLMNAGRPLGQLSACFVLPVADVLSNGKDGIYDTLRAMALVHQSGGGTGFDFSRLRPKNDVVRSTMGVASGPVSFMSLYDASTEVVKQGGTRRGANMGILRVDHPDILDFIECKSDTTKITNFNISVGITDAFMQAVEEDREYDLIHPRSKAVVGQLRAREVWEKIIHGAWKTGEPGVFFIDKANHYNPVPHLGAYEATNPCGEQPLLPYDVCNLGSINLGMFVENGSLDWDKLRRTVHLSTHFLENVIDANNYPLPEITDLAQRIRRIGLGVMGWADVLIKLGIPYDSDEAVALGARVQAFVDNEAKVESERLATIRGPFPEWDKSIWGPDKTCARDAQGNRIRPMRKLRNCNVTTVAPTGTISIIAGCSSGIEPLFAVAFMRNQAGVLMPDVNEEFVAIAKKEGWYSEGLMTRIAEAGNINFEEVPEKWQRVFVTANHIKPEWHIRMQAGFQESNDSAISKTCNFAFDATEAYVEEIYRLAYHLNCKGVTVYRDGSRDMQVLSTGSTAKKVQEQAVSSGKSVARADLAPLAEGEAVEGVADLMGEMAEIRAENERLRRMVHDLEAENLQRRQKRSRPEALKGTTRRVETPLGTLYVTITEDDKHQAFEVFMSLGKAGGALMADVEAMGRLVSLALRSGIPMKEIHRQLRGISSDRTIGLGNNKVLSVPDAVGIAIEKWMQDKAGVQQELIPTDEAEVAPTVQVTQGATQYELSRPAPMMSGACPDCSSQLEYAEGCMKCHVCGLVNVGEVRLGG encoded by the coding sequence ATGACTCAGTCCTCGTCGCGGGGGGCGCTCGATCTGTCCCCGAACGCCATCACGGTCCTCGAAAAGCGCTACCTGGTCAAGGACGACGCCGGCAAGCCGGTGGAGTCGAGCGAGGACCTCTTCTGGCGTGTGGCGAGGACCATTGCCGGTGCCGACAAGAAGTACGGCGCCTCCAGCGGCGCCATCGAGGAGCTGGCCACGGCCTTCTACGGCTCCATGGCGCACCGCGAGTTCATGCCCAACAGCCCCACGCTCATGAACGCCGGGCGGCCCCTGGGCCAGCTCTCGGCCTGCTTCGTGTTGCCGGTGGCGGACGTCCTTTCCAACGGCAAGGACGGGATCTACGACACCCTCCGCGCCATGGCGCTGGTGCACCAGTCGGGTGGCGGCACCGGGTTCGATTTCAGCCGGCTCCGGCCCAAGAACGACGTGGTCCGCTCCACCATGGGCGTGGCGTCCGGTCCCGTCTCTTTCATGTCCCTCTATGACGCCTCCACCGAGGTGGTCAAGCAGGGTGGCACCCGCCGCGGCGCCAACATGGGCATCCTCCGGGTCGACCACCCCGATATCCTCGATTTCATCGAGTGCAAGAGCGACACGACCAAGATCACCAACTTCAATATCTCGGTCGGCATCACCGACGCCTTCATGCAGGCGGTCGAGGAAGATCGCGAGTACGACCTGATCCACCCCCGCAGCAAGGCCGTGGTGGGCCAGCTGCGTGCGCGTGAAGTCTGGGAAAAGATCATCCACGGCGCCTGGAAGACCGGCGAGCCGGGGGTGTTCTTCATCGACAAGGCCAACCACTACAATCCGGTGCCGCATCTCGGCGCCTACGAGGCCACCAACCCCTGCGGCGAGCAGCCCCTGCTCCCGTACGACGTCTGCAACCTCGGCTCGATCAACCTCGGCATGTTCGTCGAGAACGGCAGCCTCGACTGGGACAAGCTCCGGCGCACGGTCCACCTCTCCACGCACTTCCTGGAGAACGTGATCGACGCCAACAACTATCCCCTGCCCGAAATCACCGACTTGGCGCAGCGGATCCGCCGCATCGGGCTCGGCGTCATGGGCTGGGCCGACGTCCTCATCAAGCTCGGCATCCCCTACGACTCCGACGAGGCGGTCGCCCTCGGCGCCCGGGTCCAGGCCTTCGTGGACAACGAGGCCAAGGTGGAGTCGGAGCGGCTGGCCACCATTCGCGGGCCGTTCCCTGAGTGGGACAAGAGCATCTGGGGGCCGGACAAGACCTGCGCCCGCGATGCCCAGGGCAACCGGATCCGGCCGATGCGGAAGCTCCGCAACTGCAACGTGACCACCGTGGCGCCGACCGGCACCATCAGCATCATTGCCGGCTGCAGCTCCGGCATCGAGCCGCTCTTTGCGGTGGCCTTCATGCGGAACCAGGCCGGCGTGCTGATGCCCGACGTGAATGAAGAGTTCGTGGCTATCGCCAAGAAGGAGGGGTGGTACTCCGAGGGCTTGATGACCCGGATTGCCGAGGCGGGCAACATCAACTTCGAGGAAGTGCCGGAGAAGTGGCAGCGGGTGTTCGTCACCGCCAACCACATCAAGCCGGAGTGGCACATCCGGATGCAGGCCGGCTTCCAGGAGTCGAACGACAGCGCCATCAGCAAGACCTGCAACTTTGCCTTCGACGCCACCGAGGCGTACGTGGAGGAGATCTACCGGCTGGCGTACCACCTGAACTGCAAGGGTGTCACCGTCTATCGTGACGGCAGTCGGGATATGCAGGTTCTCTCCACAGGTTCGACGGCCAAGAAGGTGCAGGAACAGGCTGTCTCGAGTGGCAAGTCGGTCGCGCGGGCCGACTTGGCCCCGTTGGCCGAGGGTGAGGCCGTCGAGGGCGTCGCTGACCTGATGGGCGAAATGGCCGAGATCCGTGCCGAGAACGAGCGGCTGCGGCGGATGGTGCACGACCTGGAGGCCGAGAACCTGCAGCGGCGCCAGAAGCGGAGCCGTCCGGAGGCCTTGAAGGGCACCACGCGCCGCGTGGAGACGCCCCTGGGCACCCTCTACGTGACGATCACGGAAGACGACAAGCACCAGGCCTTCGAGGTGTTCATGAGTCTTGGCAAGGCCGGTGGGGCCCTCATGGCCGACGTCGAGGCCATGGGACGCCTGGTGTCGCTGGCGCTGCGCTCAGGGATCCCGATGAAGGAGATTCACCGTCAGCTCCGCGGCATCAGCAGCGACCGCACCATCGGCCTCGGCAACAACAAGGTCCTCTCGGTGCCGGACGCGGTGGGCATTGCCATCGAGAAGTGGATGCAGGACAAGGCGGGGGTCCAGCAGGAGCTGATCCCGACCGACGAGGCCGAGGTGGCCCCGACCGTCCAGGTGACCCAGGGGGCCACGCAGTACGAGCTGAGCCGCCCGGCGCCGATGATGTCGGGGGCCTGCCCGGACTGCTCCTCCCAGCTGGAATACGCCGAGGGGTGCATGAAGTGTCATGTGTGCGGTTTAGTGAATGTGGGTGAGGTGAGGCTAGGTGGGTGA
- a CDS encoding gamma carbonic anhydrase family protein yields the protein MAPTAVVIGDVTLGPESSVWYTTVMRGDMAPITIGARTNIQDGTIVHVDAGFPCIIGERCGVGHRAILHGCTVEDECLIGMGSILLNGVHIGTGSVVAAGAVVPEGMHVPPHSLVMGVPGRIVRPVTPELRERITGTWEHYVAQARDHRSGKYPVV from the coding sequence GTGGCCCCGACCGCGGTGGTCATCGGTGACGTGACCCTGGGACCGGAATCGAGCGTCTGGTACACCACGGTCATGCGGGGCGACATGGCGCCGATCACGATCGGGGCCCGGACCAACATCCAGGACGGTACCATTGTCCACGTGGATGCCGGGTTTCCGTGCATCATCGGCGAGCGGTGCGGGGTCGGGCACCGGGCCATCCTGCACGGCTGCACGGTGGAAGACGAGTGCCTGATCGGGATGGGGAGCATCCTGCTCAATGGGGTGCACATTGGGACGGGGAGCGTGGTGGCGGCGGGGGCGGTGGTGCCGGAGGGGATGCATGTGCCGCCACACAGCCTGGTGATGGGGGTGCCGGGCCGAATAGTCCGACCAGTTACACCGGAATTGCGGGAGCGGATTACCGGCACCTGGGAGCACTACGTGGCGCAGGCGAGGGACCATCGGTCCGGCAAGTACCCGGTGGTTTGA
- a CDS encoding protein kinase: MADARGVTMGDVSQTSLIRDTLATEYEILEELGRGGMAIVYRARDIALDREVAVKVLPFSLAFDSEFVERFQREARTAAQLEHPNIIPIYRVGRTGQVIFFVMKLVRGGSLATLVEGGGRLPPSEIRRILVESGKALNYAAEKGIVHRDIKPDNIMFDEHGACVITDFGIAKAASGQRLTSTGMSIGTPHYMSPEQARAQDTDGRSDIYSLGVVAYQALLGEVPYNGEDSFSIGYKHIMEPIPEPVLNTADERRLYTVIRKMLAKDPADRFQTGLDLVEEIEGRPSAPRRISGATTRERLAAMPTTPIPKETVDALRTSPPARTSGPSRPAMRRSAASRELGQKKSGSLLVWLVVLLVVAAGGVFGAGKLGHGPLAPEAPETPSASGEGSGAAGPGGGGPAAATAPVLDPTLPHGALPDSVRLGNTSSDSAAAPLPPSPAAALPSGPPGFLRIVGLPRGSTVLVDDVAPDSTPIRLEPGQHIVAISAPQHVFYVDTVNIRSALELTFTPLLTPVGEPLRTERGGTQTLGPVDTSVATCDRPGPGYNKDQLCWDVRPLPVAPPRVRVPAATTPLPGSVVLLVKVNADGTTAEMATLRPSESDAFNSMAIEYAATMRWRPATKDGVAVVAWTQVRLEAIHQ, translated from the coding sequence GTGGCTGACGCGCGGGGCGTCACCATGGGGGACGTCTCCCAGACGAGCCTGATCCGCGACACGCTGGCCACCGAGTACGAGATCCTCGAAGAATTGGGCCGGGGCGGGATGGCCATCGTCTACCGGGCCCGGGACATTGCCCTGGACCGGGAAGTGGCCGTGAAGGTCCTGCCGTTCTCGCTCGCCTTCGACAGCGAGTTCGTGGAGCGGTTTCAGCGCGAGGCCCGGACCGCCGCGCAGCTCGAACATCCTAACATCATCCCGATTTACCGGGTCGGCCGCACCGGGCAGGTCATCTTCTTCGTCATGAAGCTGGTGCGTGGCGGCTCACTGGCCACCCTCGTGGAGGGTGGGGGGCGGCTGCCGCCGAGCGAAATCCGCCGGATCCTGGTGGAGTCGGGCAAGGCGCTCAACTACGCCGCGGAGAAGGGGATCGTTCACCGCGACATCAAGCCCGACAACATCATGTTCGACGAGCACGGCGCCTGCGTGATCACCGACTTCGGGATCGCCAAGGCGGCGAGCGGGCAGCGGCTCACGAGCACCGGGATGTCGATCGGGACGCCGCACTACATGAGTCCGGAGCAGGCGCGGGCGCAGGACACCGACGGCCGGAGCGACATCTACTCGCTGGGGGTCGTGGCGTACCAGGCCTTGCTGGGTGAGGTGCCGTACAACGGCGAGGACTCGTTCTCCATCGGGTACAAGCACATCATGGAGCCGATCCCGGAGCCGGTGCTCAATACCGCCGACGAGCGGCGGCTGTACACGGTCATCAGGAAGATGCTGGCCAAGGACCCGGCCGACCGGTTCCAGACCGGGCTCGACCTGGTGGAGGAAATCGAGGGGCGGCCCTCGGCGCCGAGGCGGATTTCGGGGGCCACCACGCGGGAGCGGCTGGCGGCCATGCCGACCACCCCGATCCCGAAGGAAACAGTGGATGCGCTGCGTACCTCGCCTCCGGCCCGGACCTCTGGGCCGTCGCGGCCGGCGATGCGGCGCTCGGCGGCGAGCCGGGAACTGGGCCAGAAGAAGAGCGGCAGCCTCCTGGTCTGGCTGGTCGTGCTGCTGGTGGTGGCCGCGGGCGGCGTCTTCGGGGCGGGGAAGCTGGGGCATGGACCGCTGGCGCCGGAGGCGCCGGAGACGCCTTCGGCGTCTGGCGAGGGCAGCGGGGCAGCGGGGCCGGGAGGTGGTGGGCCCGCTGCTGCCACCGCCCCCGTTCTGGACCCCACACTTCCCCACGGCGCGCTTCCGGACTCGGTCCGCCTGGGCAATACGAGCTCGGATTCCGCGGCTGCCCCCCTGCCGCCCAGCCCCGCTGCCGCCCTGCCATCCGGCCCGCCAGGTTTCCTCCGAATCGTCGGCCTGCCTCGGGGCTCGACGGTGCTGGTGGACGATGTCGCGCCTGATTCCACGCCGATACGACTCGAGCCAGGGCAGCACATCGTCGCCATTTCGGCGCCGCAGCACGTCTTCTACGTCGATACCGTGAACATCCGGTCCGCGCTCGAGTTGACCTTCACGCCGCTGCTGACGCCGGTCGGGGAGCCGCTCCGCACGGAGCGCGGGGGGACACAGACCCTCGGTCCGGTGGACACCTCCGTCGCCACCTGCGACCGGCCGGGACCGGGTTACAATAAGGACCAGCTCTGCTGGGATGTCCGCCCACTGCCGGTGGCCCCGCCGCGGGTCCGGGTGCCGGCGGCGACGACCCCGTTGCCAGGCTCGGTTGTCCTCCTGGTCAAGGTGAACGCTGACGGGACGACGGCCGAAATGGCGACGCTGCGCCCTTCCGAGAGCGATGCATTCAACAGCATGGCCATTGAGTACGCCGCGACGATGCGCTGGCGGCCGGCCACCAAGGACGGGGTGGCGGTGGTGGCGTGGACGCAGGTCCGACTCGAAGCAATTCATCAATGA
- a CDS encoding GWxTD domain-containing protein encodes MNYFAGAAYNDSLSVPLFREDLQYFASADELAAFDANSGEARATWLHEFWDGRDNASLRSPNERLKEHYRRLQYARTNFRLASPNRHYNIEEIYHSGSTEFDDRGMIYIRHGTPSDRASYAEPGIEPNETWVYRQADGDLVFHFVSREDVQDFKLVESLLDIFGYATAVQMQGASTSLAYNTTTEQLLSSRQNISPVYGKMKSAGGASISRYMSEERSQGRESYTRGTNSDSYELHFDRSLSAKVQVLAVGWDEKGALVQVAYAIAGGSLVPVPTSRGQVYPVRLRFSVLDSAGKSVASIDTTRFFLSRTPVPVSEHLVGRAEVNVPPGNYHYRVLVQQGEDAGLILPTDTVRVSAETQLAVSDLVLGRRANHLVWVAAPEDTVYLNPLQTFRRTEDMQLYYEIYGAVPGAVLKTEVVVKKGGSGGLFGKGGSAISLKFEEKAQGEVTRANRNIDISRLKAGSYTIGVRVTRPDSYTNYRTQQFTVIDP; translated from the coding sequence GTGAATTACTTCGCCGGCGCGGCCTACAACGACTCCCTGAGCGTGCCGCTCTTCCGGGAGGACCTGCAGTACTTCGCGTCGGCGGACGAGCTGGCCGCGTTCGATGCCAACTCGGGCGAGGCACGCGCCACCTGGCTGCACGAGTTCTGGGACGGCCGCGACAACGCCAGCCTCCGGAGCCCCAACGAGCGGCTCAAGGAGCACTACCGGCGGCTCCAGTACGCCCGCACCAATTTCCGGCTGGCCAGCCCAAACCGGCATTACAACATCGAGGAGATCTATCACTCCGGCAGCACGGAGTTCGACGACCGGGGCATGATCTACATCCGGCATGGCACGCCCTCCGACCGGGCGTCGTATGCGGAGCCCGGCATCGAGCCGAACGAGACCTGGGTCTATCGTCAGGCGGACGGGGATCTCGTCTTCCACTTCGTGTCGCGGGAGGATGTGCAGGACTTCAAGCTTGTGGAGAGCCTCCTCGACATCTTCGGGTACGCGACGGCGGTGCAAATGCAGGGGGCGTCGACCTCGCTTGCCTACAACACCACCACCGAGCAGCTCCTCTCCTCGCGCCAGAACATCTCGCCGGTGTACGGCAAGATGAAGAGCGCGGGCGGGGCGAGCATCAGTCGGTACATGTCCGAGGAGCGGAGCCAGGGGCGGGAGAGCTACACTCGCGGGACCAACAGCGACAGCTATGAGCTCCACTTCGATCGATCGCTGAGCGCCAAGGTGCAGGTGCTGGCGGTCGGCTGGGACGAGAAGGGCGCCCTGGTGCAGGTGGCGTACGCGATTGCGGGCGGATCGTTGGTCCCGGTGCCCACGTCGCGGGGGCAGGTCTATCCGGTCCGCCTCCGGTTCTCGGTCCTCGATTCAGCGGGCAAGTCGGTGGCGTCGATCGACACCACGCGGTTCTTCCTTTCGCGCACACCGGTGCCGGTGTCCGAGCACCTGGTCGGGCGCGCGGAGGTGAACGTTCCGCCGGGCAACTATCACTACCGGGTGCTCGTGCAGCAGGGCGAAGACGCCGGGTTGATCCTCCCGACCGACACCGTGCGGGTGAGCGCCGAGACGCAGCTTGCCGTCAGCGACCTGGTGCTGGGCCGCCGCGCCAATCACCTCGTCTGGGTCGCGGCGCCCGAGGACACGGTGTACCTGAATCCGCTGCAGACCTTCCGGCGCACCGAGGACATGCAGCTCTACTACGAGATCTACGGCGCCGTCCCCGGGGCGGTCCTGAAGACCGAGGTGGTGGTCAAGAAGGGCGGGAGCGGCGGGCTCTTCGGCAAGGGGGGCTCGGCCATCAGCCTCAAGTTCGAGGAGAAGGCCCAGGGCGAGGTGACCCGGGCCAACCGCAACATCGACATCTCGAGGCTCAAGGCGGGGAGCTACACCATTGGCGTGCGGGTCACGCGGCCGGACAGCTACACCAATTACCGGACGCAGCAGTTTACGGTGATTGATCCGTAG
- a CDS encoding N-acetylmuramoyl-L-alanine amidase, which yields MHPRRLLTLLFLVAVAAPLGAQQPRPKAAAKPVDPNRGRLPAIPKSTGPLALTVVYPAKSDVVSTTGDYSFLFGSTGTGDARLTINGDSVKVWPNGAYIAWLPFPKDSVMSFTLRARRPDGSRDSLVYKVRRTVRAEPPTTPLWIDSLSFKPRGKVWWPAEEYLPLSVRAAEGSEVRLVLPNGTIVPLANSVGYDDVSWGVRAFDRDTASLARSVRADRYVGVVRGAAFGADPGPLLGVERAPGCPRCRRRSAEGPDTLLAIVEAIKGADTVRAKWPLRVSLLDSLPVVVELDDDTAQTGKTDRLTVGRAAPGATYNWFFPTGTRANVSGRLNSDLRLALSATSLAWIAAADAHALPAGTPPLEAIVGSVSLTSAPKSATLRIPLSARVPYLVTETQSSLTVRLYGAAGDVNWMRYGGSDSLVTQMDWEQETADEVTITLDLSQDVWGYRTRWDRTDLMLEIRRPPAIQKSHPLRGLRIVVDAGHPPGGATGPTGYKEAEANLGVALKLQAMLEAGGAEVLMTRTTDRPVDLAWRPFYADSVDADLLISVHNNALPDGVNPITNSGTSVFYNQPRSAALARDVQAALVKRLELRNLGAGRGDLALVRPTWMPSILTEAMFMAIPEQESALRTPLGQRMYAEGVYNGVLEYLKGR from the coding sequence ATGCACCCTCGCCGACTCCTGACCCTTCTCTTCCTGGTTGCCGTGGCCGCCCCGCTTGGCGCGCAGCAGCCCAGGCCGAAGGCCGCGGCCAAGCCGGTCGATCCCAACCGGGGGCGCCTCCCCGCCATCCCGAAATCGACGGGACCGCTGGCGCTGACCGTGGTGTACCCCGCCAAGTCCGATGTCGTGTCGACCACGGGCGACTACTCCTTCCTGTTCGGGAGCACCGGCACCGGCGACGCGCGCCTCACCATCAACGGCGATTCCGTAAAGGTCTGGCCCAACGGCGCCTACATCGCCTGGCTGCCGTTCCCCAAGGACAGCGTGATGTCGTTCACGCTCCGGGCGCGGCGGCCCGACGGCTCGCGCGACTCGCTGGTCTACAAGGTGCGGCGCACGGTGCGGGCCGAGCCGCCCACCACACCGCTCTGGATCGACTCACTCTCGTTCAAGCCGCGCGGCAAGGTCTGGTGGCCGGCCGAGGAATACCTGCCGCTCTCGGTCCGCGCGGCGGAAGGCTCCGAAGTGCGACTGGTGCTCCCCAACGGGACCATCGTGCCGCTCGCCAATTCCGTCGGCTACGACGATGTCTCCTGGGGCGTGCGCGCCTTCGACCGCGACACCGCCAGCCTGGCGCGCTCGGTGCGCGCCGATCGCTATGTGGGCGTGGTCCGCGGCGCCGCCTTCGGCGCCGATCCGGGGCCGCTGCTCGGCGTGGAGCGGGCGCCCGGCTGTCCGCGCTGCCGGCGGCGGAGCGCCGAAGGGCCCGACACCCTCCTGGCCATCGTGGAAGCCATCAAGGGCGCAGACACCGTGCGGGCCAAGTGGCCGCTCCGCGTCTCCCTGCTCGACAGCCTCCCCGTCGTGGTCGAACTCGACGACGACACGGCGCAGACCGGGAAGACCGATCGGCTCACCGTGGGGCGCGCCGCCCCCGGCGCCACCTACAACTGGTTCTTTCCGACCGGCACGCGGGCCAACGTCTCCGGCCGCCTGAACAGCGACCTCCGCCTCGCGCTCTCGGCCACCTCGCTGGCCTGGATCGCCGCGGCCGACGCGCATGCCCTCCCCGCCGGGACGCCGCCCCTCGAGGCCATCGTCGGGTCGGTGTCGCTGACCTCCGCGCCGAAGAGCGCGACGCTCCGCATTCCGCTGAGTGCCCGGGTGCCGTACCTCGTGACGGAAACGCAGTCGTCCCTCACCGTGCGGCTCTACGGCGCCGCGGGGGACGTCAACTGGATGCGCTACGGCGGGTCGGACTCGCTGGTGACGCAGATGGACTGGGAACAGGAGACGGCGGACGAGGTCACCATCACCCTCGATCTCTCGCAAGATGTGTGGGGCTATCGCACCCGCTGGGACCGGACCGACCTCATGCTGGAGATTCGCCGGCCGCCCGCCATCCAGAAGTCCCACCCGCTCCGCGGGCTGCGGATCGTGGTGGACGCCGGACACCCGCCCGGTGGCGCCACCGGCCCCACCGGCTACAAGGAAGCGGAGGCCAACCTCGGCGTGGCGCTGAAGCTCCAGGCGATGCTCGAGGCGGGTGGCGCCGAGGTGCTGATGACCCGCACCACGGACCGGCCGGTCGACCTGGCCTGGCGGCCATTCTATGCCGACAGCGTGGACGCCGACCTGCTCATCTCAGTCCACAACAACGCCCTCCCCGACGGGGTGAATCCGATCACCAACAGCGGGACGAGCGTCTTCTATAACCAGCCGCGCAGCGCCGCCCTTGCCCGCGACGTCCAGGCGGCCCTGGTCAAGCGGCTCGAGCTCCGCAACCTCGGCGCCGGCCGGGGTGACCTGGCGCTGGTGCGCCCGACCTGGATGCCCTCCATCCTGACTGAGGCAATGTTCATGGCGATTCCGGAGCAGGAATCGGCGCTCCGCACACCCTTGGGGCAGCGGATGTACGCCGAGGGGGTGTACAACGGGGTGTTGGAGTACCTGAAAGGACGGTAG
- a CDS encoding protein phosphatase 2C domain-containing protein, translated as MTIPHVHVLVAGRTDVGRTRDHNEDTYLVADLSSGKLCDADEAQVCEVGPRGSLFMVADGMGGAAAGELAAALAAETIHKHLMGTWAGDTEDSREKFAFRVREAVEEANRKIHQYALENPDVRGMGTTVTAAGVYRTDLYLAQIGDSRAYLVRRGVATQLTKDQSLTQRLVDAGEMTEEQAEKSERKNIILQALGPDPQVRVDLTYEELRRGDVLILCSDGLSGQVRREEFAEYAGRITDLAELCSALIQLANERGGPDNITVVAARFDGEGLAVAETAQGPGHHVFELPGDEPIEDDIRVGFKTGGIRIERPLSLPVREEPPAPPLRPRPPVGLIGTALLLAAALLYWLITR; from the coding sequence GTGACAATTCCCCACGTCCATGTGTTGGTCGCCGGTCGGACCGACGTCGGCCGCACCCGCGATCACAACGAGGATACCTACCTCGTGGCCGACCTCAGCAGCGGCAAGCTCTGCGACGCGGATGAGGCGCAGGTCTGCGAAGTCGGCCCGCGCGGCTCACTGTTCATGGTGGCGGACGGGATGGGCGGGGCGGCCGCGGGAGAACTGGCCGCCGCGCTGGCGGCGGAGACCATCCACAAGCACCTGATGGGTACCTGGGCGGGGGATACCGAGGACAGCCGGGAGAAGTTCGCCTTCCGGGTGCGGGAAGCGGTCGAGGAAGCCAACAGGAAAATCCACCAGTACGCCCTCGAAAATCCGGACGTGCGGGGAATGGGCACCACGGTCACGGCGGCCGGCGTGTACCGGACCGACCTCTACCTGGCCCAGATCGGCGACAGTCGGGCGTACCTCGTCCGCCGCGGCGTCGCCACGCAACTGACCAAGGACCAGTCCCTCACGCAGCGGCTGGTCGACGCCGGCGAGATGACCGAGGAACAGGCCGAGAAGAGCGAGCGGAAGAACATCATCCTGCAGGCGCTCGGCCCCGACCCGCAGGTGCGGGTGGACCTGACCTACGAGGAGCTCCGGCGCGGCGATGTCCTGATTCTCTGCTCCGACGGCTTGAGCGGGCAGGTGCGCCGCGAAGAATTTGCCGAGTACGCCGGGCGGATCACCGACCTCGCCGAGCTCTGCAGTGCGCTCATCCAGCTCGCCAACGAGCGGGGCGGGCCCGACAACATCACGGTCGTGGCGGCGCGTTTCGACGGCGAGGGGCTCGCGGTCGCCGAGACGGCCCAGGGACCCGGCCACCACGTCTTTGAACTGCCGGGCGATGAACCGATCGAAGACGACATCCGCGTCGGCTTCAAGACCGGCGGCATCCGCATCGAGCGGCCACTCTCGCTGCCGGTGCGCGAGGAACCCCCGGCGCCGCCCCTCCGCCCCCGTCCTCCCGTCGGCCTGATCGGCACGGCGCTCCTCCTCGCCGCCGCCCTCCTCTACTGGCTGATCACCCGATGA
- a CDS encoding FHA domain-containing protein has product MTPRLAILSGGRAGTVEPIRGAVASIGRHPTCQIRLDADQDTEVSNRHAIIQQRDSVWIVRDLGSMQGTYLNGQRIAEEQPLNDGDLLRLGATGPEVQFLLSDRAEVAEPSREPTQAQPAKPIMGADELERILAEEQAGQLARDAAAAARKRRLLQIVGGVAVLVAVVVAGILFWQRREARRVQEEARLLMLSQADSMMASVAAIDVASPFMRTSLDSARTAATRLRASLADAGPNAVASSSIMKSLDSAISRERDIADAAEFNPEAAATSSAPAVGLVIAQYADGSTALATGFAIRRDGTGGVLLTTKGVVLNAAGESPVQLAVLMPGVAQPIAARVLKTHMVEDIALLRVQQRGGIPVVQGLAWRTPPVAAGRPVALIGYPPPIEIPARNDWRSFNLASTTTTGTVALITTGFLTVDGWGTPVSAGSPVIDDEGLVAGIVSSAAPSAGGRLYDAVPVVFALELLDQLQ; this is encoded by the coding sequence ATGACCCCGCGCCTCGCCATTCTCTCCGGAGGCCGTGCGGGCACGGTGGAGCCGATCAGGGGCGCCGTCGCGAGCATCGGACGTCACCCGACCTGCCAGATCCGTCTCGACGCCGATCAGGACACCGAGGTATCCAACCGGCACGCCATCATCCAGCAGCGGGACAGCGTCTGGATTGTCCGCGATCTGGGCAGCATGCAGGGGACCTACCTCAACGGCCAGCGTATTGCCGAGGAGCAGCCGCTGAATGACGGCGACCTCCTCCGTCTCGGCGCCACCGGCCCCGAGGTCCAGTTCCTCCTCTCCGATCGCGCCGAGGTGGCAGAACCGAGCCGCGAACCGACCCAGGCCCAGCCAGCGAAGCCGATCATGGGTGCCGATGAACTGGAACGGATCCTGGCGGAGGAACAGGCGGGGCAGCTGGCCCGCGACGCCGCGGCGGCCGCCCGGAAGCGGCGGCTCCTCCAGATCGTCGGCGGCGTGGCCGTCCTCGTTGCCGTTGTGGTGGCCGGTATCCTCTTCTGGCAGCGGCGGGAAGCGCGGCGCGTCCAGGAGGAGGCGCGGCTCCTCATGCTCTCCCAGGCCGACAGCATGATGGCGAGCGTGGCCGCGATCGACGTGGCCTCACCCTTCATGCGGACCTCGCTCGACTCCGCGCGCACCGCCGCCACCCGGCTCCGCGCGTCGCTGGCGGACGCTGGTCCAAACGCCGTGGCCAGTTCCTCCATCATGAAGTCGCTCGACTCTGCCATCAGCCGCGAGCGTGACATCGCGGACGCGGCGGAATTCAACCCGGAAGCGGCCGCGACAAGCAGCGCACCCGCCGTCGGACTCGTCATTGCCCAGTACGCCGACGGCAGCACCGCGCTGGCGACCGGTTTCGCCATCCGACGGGACGGCACCGGCGGGGTGCTGCTCACCACCAAGGGCGTCGTGCTCAACGCGGCAGGCGAGTCGCCGGTACAACTCGCGGTGCTGATGCCCGGCGTGGCCCAGCCGATCGCCGCGCGCGTGCTCAAGACGCACATGGTCGAGGACATCGCCCTCCTGCGGGTGCAGCAGCGCGGCGGGATTCCGGTCGTCCAGGGGCTGGCCTGGCGGACCCCGCCGGTGGCAGCCGGCCGACCGGTGGCGCTCATCGGCTACCCCCCGCCGATTGAAATCCCGGCCAGGAACGACTGGCGTTCATTCAACCTTGCCTCCACCACAACCACCGGCACCGTGGCGCTGATCACGACAGGATTCCTTACCGTGGATGGCTGGGGCACGCCGGTCAGCGCGGGCAGCCCGGTCATCGACGACGAAGGGCTGGTGGCGGGCATCGTGTCGAGCGCGGCCCCTTCGGCCGGTGGTCGGCTCTACGACGCGGTGCCGGTGGTGTTTGCGCTGGAGTTACTGGACCAGTTGCAGTAA